Proteins from a single region of Elusimicrobiota bacterium:
- a CDS encoding amidohydrolase family protein, protein MKLIKKTFFIGMDLGTSSLKGVLTDDFGKIIRKNKLPVPFVVSKNGLYEINPGEYYLVVCRLIKNLSVGKNITALSMASASGNTLLLGKDGKPVTNIICWLDERMKGRVKEIFPALNAKEVYKVVGWPLFDMLPPAHLGFFKEDRADIFKKAKTVCMSTEYVQYLLTGKLGIDRSTATPFYLVNQEKGIYHEPFLKIYGIKEKNLPKIMNSGEVLGNISKEGAKASGLNTRTLLVLGSFDHPACARGAGVVSQGQLLLSCGTSWVGFYPLRDRKTALQENMLSDPFLFPKGPWAGMFSITSLGQVIDKLISKYISQGNNKYKTLDKLALEAQKKGMKPCECARDPLKWEEKLKATEKLQAALSIMSWPCQLMKYKMAELSRSGMELNEIYMAGGPSGSKVWPAVMSNILSVPVKCVHGEYTGASGASVIAREGYYSQRRKTIKRWQLFPVKPCDKKIYDEELLDFLPKNIIDIHTHSWLKKFEIEVPALNRGPAWPGLVARDNSIQDLLLTYELLFPGKNVEPVIFGSPGRDINLGKTNSYAGEAAKGYGLKSLIISDPSWSREGLENKVKTGGFSGLKPYFNFAPKEIKSEDIRIYDFLPKAHLKAAHDNKWIVILHIPRPGRLKDPLNLKQLKEIDENYPNAKIVVAHLGRAYSENDGGNAFEILKRTNNLFFDFSANTNSVIMRRFIDAVGPGRIIFGSDLPITRMRMKRITENNSYVNFVPKGLYKGISSEPQMREVAGVEAGKYTFFLYEEILAFKKAARAAGLGREDVNNVFYRNAAGILMEE, encoded by the coding sequence ATGAAATTAATTAAAAAAACATTTTTCATTGGAATGGACCTTGGGACTTCTTCCTTAAAGGGAGTTTTGACGGATGACTTTGGAAAAATAATTCGTAAAAATAAACTGCCTGTTCCTTTTGTTGTTTCCAAAAACGGCTTATATGAAATTAATCCCGGGGAGTACTATCTGGTCGTCTGCAGGTTGATTAAGAATTTGTCCGTTGGTAAAAATATTACTGCCCTGTCCATGGCCTCTGCTTCAGGCAATACACTGCTTCTTGGAAAAGACGGGAAACCTGTTACAAATATAATCTGCTGGCTGGATGAAAGAATGAAGGGCAGGGTAAAAGAAATTTTTCCTGCCTTAAATGCAAAGGAGGTCTATAAAGTTGTCGGATGGCCTCTTTTTGATATGTTGCCTCCTGCGCATCTGGGTTTTTTTAAAGAAGATAGAGCTGATATTTTTAAAAAAGCAAAGACAGTTTGTATGAGCACAGAATATGTCCAGTATCTTCTTACCGGAAAATTAGGAATAGACCGCTCTACAGCGACACCGTTTTATCTGGTAAATCAGGAGAAGGGGATTTATCATGAGCCGTTTTTGAAAATTTACGGAATAAAAGAAAAAAATCTGCCGAAAATAATGAATTCCGGAGAGGTTTTGGGTAATATTTCAAAGGAAGGCGCAAAAGCTTCCGGGCTTAATACAAGAACTCTTCTTGTGCTCGGCTCCTTTGACCATCCTGCCTGCGCGAGAGGCGCCGGGGTTGTTTCTCAGGGGCAGCTTCTGCTTTCCTGCGGTACCTCCTGGGTTGGTTTTTATCCATTGAGAGATAGAAAGACTGCTCTTCAAGAAAACATGCTTTCAGACCCTTTTCTTTTTCCGAAAGGGCCTTGGGCAGGCATGTTTTCAATAACGAGTTTAGGCCAGGTAATAGATAAACTTATAAGCAAATACATTTCGCAAGGTAATAACAAATATAAAACGCTGGATAAACTTGCGCTGGAAGCGCAAAAAAAAGGGATGAAACCTTGTGAATGCGCAAGAGACCCTCTAAAGTGGGAAGAAAAACTTAAAGCAACAGAAAAATTGCAAGCAGCCCTTTCTATTATGAGCTGGCCCTGCCAGCTTATGAAATATAAAATGGCGGAGTTATCCCGGTCAGGCATGGAATTAAATGAAATATACATGGCTGGCGGGCCTTCCGGAAGCAAGGTTTGGCCGGCAGTTATGTCAAACATCCTTTCTGTCCCTGTAAAATGCGTGCACGGCGAATATACAGGCGCTTCCGGGGCATCTGTAATCGCAAGAGAAGGATATTATTCACAAAGAAGAAAAACAATTAAAAGATGGCAGCTTTTTCCGGTAAAGCCCTGCGATAAGAAGATTTACGATGAAGAACTTTTGGATTTTCTTCCTAAAAACATTATTGATATTCATACGCATTCCTGGCTGAAAAAATTCGAAATAGAGGTTCCCGCTTTAAACCGCGGTCCTGCGTGGCCGGGCCTTGTGGCGAGGGATAATTCCATACAGGATTTACTGCTTACCTATGAATTGCTTTTTCCCGGGAAAAATGTAGAACCTGTAATATTCGGATCGCCGGGAAGAGATATTAATCTCGGTAAAACAAACAGTTATGCAGGCGAAGCCGCAAAAGGATACGGATTAAAGAGCCTGATAATCAGCGATCCGTCCTGGAGCCGGGAAGGCCTGGAAAACAAAGTAAAAACAGGAGGTTTCAGCGGTTTAAAACCTTATTTTAATTTTGCGCCGAAAGAAATAAAATCCGAAGATATTAGGATATATGATTTTTTACCGAAGGCGCACCTTAAAGCGGCTCATGATAACAAATGGATCGTAATTTTGCATATACCGCGCCCGGGAAGGCTTAAGGATCCCTTGAATTTGAAACAGTTAAAGGAAATTGATGAGAACTATCCAAACGCAAAGATTGTAGTAGCGCATTTAGGCAGAGCTTACAGCGAAAATGATGGAGGAAATGCTTTTGAAATACTGAAGAGGACTAATAATTTATTTTTTGATTTTAGCGCGAATACAAACAGTGTGATAATGCGCCGGTTTATTGACGCTGTCGGGCCTGGAAGGATAATTTTTGGTTCCGACCTTCCGATAACAAGGATGAGGATGAAGAGAATTACAGAAAATAACTCTTACGTGAACTTTGTACCCAAAGGCCTTTATAAAGGGATATCTTCCGAGCCGCAAATGAGGGAAGTTGCGGGAGTTGAAGCCGGAAAATATACATTCTTTTTGTATGAAGAAATTCTTGCTTTTAAAAAGGCCGCTAGAGCAGCTGGTTTAGGCAGGGAAGATGTAAATAATGTTTTTTACAGAAATGCGGCTGGAATATTAATGGAGGAATAA